CGTTCCGTTGCCTCGGGCAGGCCGGGATCCCGGCCGAACAGGCGTTTTGCTTCGGCCACCGAAAATCCCGCCAGATGGGTCGCCTCGAGATAGGCCGCGCCGCGGTCGGCGGCCTTGATCGCCTGCGTGATTTCATCGGCCAGATCAGGCGGCAGGCCGAAGCGGATATGGATCGCCGCCAGCAGGCGTTTTTCCACCACCTTGTAGTCACCGCCGAGCACCGCCTTGAACGGCGAGATCATGTCGCCGATGACATATTCCGGCGCGTCGTGCAGCAAGGCCGCGAGCCGGAAGCGCACATCCACGCGCGGCATCTGCTCGCGCAAGACCAGTTCGACCAGCAGCGTGTGCTGCGCCACCGAGAAAATATGCGCGCCGCTGGTCTGCCCGTTCCACCGCGCGACGCGCGCCAGCCCGTGGGCGATGTCCGATATTTCGATATCGAGCGGCGAAGGGTCGAGCAGATCGAGCCGCCGCCCCGACAGCATCCGCTGCCAGGCCCGCGTCATGTCGGGCGCGAACGGCTTGCGGGCGGTCATTTGGTTTTGATGCGGGGTTTTCGAAGTTTTGCGCTACAGGTTTCGTGGCAGAAGCACGTCACCAGATGGTCGTTGACCATGCCGGTGGCCTGCATGAAGGCGTAGACGATGGTCGGGCCGACGAACTTGAAGCCGCGTGCGGCGAGCTCTTTTGACATTTTGATCGAGACCGGCGTCGAGGCCGGCACGCTGGCGGTGGTCTTGAACTTGTTCACGACAGGTTTGCCGTCGACAAAGTCCCACAGGTATTTCGAAAACCCTGCGCCTTCCTCCATGATCTTCAGATAGCCCTTGGCGCTGTTGATGGCGCCCTCGATCTTGGCGCGGTTGCGGACGATGCCGGCATCGTTCATCAGCGCGTGAACTTTCTTCTCGTTGTAGCGCGCGATCTTTTCCGGCTGGAAGTCGTCAAAGGCTTTACGAAAGTTCTCGCGCTTGCGCAGAATCGTGATCCACGACAGGCCGGCCTGGAACCCGTCCAGGATCAGCTTTTCATACAGCGCGCGGTCGTCATATTCCGGCACGCCCCATTCGGTGTCGTGATATTCCATGTAGAACGGGTCTTCGCCCGGCCACGGACAGCGGGTCTTGCCGTCGGCGTGCAGGCGCGCGGATCTGCTCATTGTAACTGGCTCATCGGAATTTTCTCATGCGACGGTCTGTTTCGGCGTCGGCCGAACGTCGTCGGGATCGGCCAGATGGATCGCAAGGCCGCCCGCGCTCAAACTCGCGCCGGCTTCGAGCGCGTCGGCGACGCGATCGGTCCGCAGCAGCGCCAGCCCGTTGCCGCCTGATGTCGAGCCCATGATGCCCATAGTTTTTTCGCCGGCGAGAACGGGTGTGCCGGCCTCTGGCGAGAAGTCGTCGAGAACGATCCGCACGATCCTTGTGCGCGCGGTGCCGCGATGCTGCATCCGCGACACCACCTCCTGGCCGACATAGCAGCCCTTGTCGAAATCGACGCCATGCAGCCGGTCCATGTTGGTCTCGTGCGGAAACGCGTCGCCATACATGAAATCGAGCCCGCCGCGCGGCACGCCCGCCTTGATGCGATGCGCCTCATAGGCCTCGCTGTCGACGAGGTCGGCGCCAACGAGGCCGGCCACTTTTGGTGCCAGTTCCTCCGGCACCAGAATGCGCCAGCCCAGCCCTTCATGGCGCGGATCGGCGAATGAAAGATCGGGCTTCATGGCGGGTTCGCCGTCCCACACCGCCAGCACGCCGAGGCTGTCGGACAAATCCTCCACCACGACCTTGGCGCGCAGCTTGTAGAAGCCGAGCTTGGTGGCGAGGCCGGCCGCCAGCGGGCGCGGGACATCGATCAGGAAGCCGCCGCCATGGCCTGACGGGGCTTCGGTGATCAGGAAATCGGTCGTGATCTTGCCCTGCGGCGTCAGCAGCGCGCCGAACCGGCCAAGGCCCGGCCGCAGCAGCGTCACATCTGTGGTGACAAGCCCGTTGAGGAAGTTCCGGGCATCCTCGCCCGCGACCTTGATCACGCCTCGGTCCGGAAGGAACGCTGCTTTCATGCAAAAATCTCGTGTGACATCTGTCGGGGAACGTAAGCCGCCGGGGCATAAACGACAAGGCCCGAGGGTGCCAGGGCGCCGCGGATGCGCGCCCGATGATAGGCTGACAGGTGTTACCCCAACCATCGCCGTCGTCACCCGGCTGTGCGTAATTGCGCACTGGAGCCGGAGACCCGCCATGGAAGCCACAAAAGCGCTCGGCTTGACGAGCCTCCGACACTCCGCGCCAACGAGGTGGTCGAGCAAGGTTTGCCAACTTCCGAAATCGGCACAAAACGGATATGCGAGGCCGCGCGGCGATGTCCGTTATCGGGGGCAGAACGGAAGTCGCATTTCAAGGCCGCTAGGTCGCCTTTTGACCCCAAAGCGGACATCAGGCCTTTCTTTTTGATAAGGTCGGCCGCGCACAATCGGAACACCTTAGAGGACCACGCTGACTATCGAAGGAGAAGTCGATTGGAAAAATCTCCCAAGGATACGCTCGTTGGCACCTGGGTTCAGGTCTCGCTTGATACTGTCGCCGCTGACGGTACGAGGCGGCCGCTCTACGGTGAAAATGCGAAGGGCATGATTATCTACACCAGCAATGGATATTTCACGCTCATGCAGGCGAGCATCGATCTCCCTAAACTCAAGTCAGGTCTACCATCAAGAGCGACGCCTGAAGAGGCCAAAGCTGTGATCGCCAACTCCATCGCCTATTTCGGTAAGTACTCGTTAGACGAAACCAGTATGGTTCTTAGTCTCGATATTCAGGCCAGCACCTTCGCAAATCTGACTGGCAATCCTTCAGAAAAGCGCAACGTCACTTCACTGACTGATAGCGAATTGAAATTCAACAGACCATTTGTGAAAGACGTAACCCTAGAAGCCGTCTTCAAGCGGGCCGAATAAGCGCGTCTGCACAGGTCCGGTTCTGGCCCATAGCGTCAGTTGTTGCGTTGCAAAGCGATGTCCGGAGTTGGGGGTAAAGCGGACCTGCCGATGAGGCCGGGACTTCTCAGTTTGACCCAAGGGAGACATTCGCGCTTCACGACGACTTGGCGACCTTCAATCAGGTTGGCCAATTCCGACGTCTCCCTAGCCGCCCCACTCGGAGGCGCTCCTTCCGTTCCACATCAATCCGCCCGCGGACACGCTGGTTGGACCGTTTGGTTTGCCGTAATTCGGATGCGAAGAACCTGATCTGACCAGCGGTATATCCCTATGCAAGTGGTAGGTCCTGACGCTCGGCTTATGACGAACCGTGTTTGCAAGCGCGAACGTACTCGAGAGCGCGAAGGCAGAGGCTAATGCTATTGTCGTGAGTTTCATGTTTTCGTCCTCGTGTGGCTCCACGCGCGGGTCAATGTCAGAATGCATTCTTAAATTGCGCGAGATAGTCGGGGCTCCCATAGACCCACATGGGCTCGTCACATTGTTGTGGGCCTTGGTCGTTCATGCAGGCGAAGCTCCATGGCGGAGCTACGATCTCGCGGCCTTCGATCCTGTATCCCTGCAACCGACTGCCAACTGCCGGTCGAGTGCCGATATGCGCTCGATTGCTGCTTTTGTCGGTTCGCACAGGAGTCGCTCGGGTCGCGAAAGATGGCACAAGCAATAGCGCCGCCAGAAGGTATGTGATCTTCATCGTTCACTTCCTTGATTGAGCCTCGCGCTAGCGGAGGCATGTCCGCCTCTGAAAGAAAGATCGAGATTGGAGTCTGGATATTTCCCGATCACGCAAATGTTTGGCGGTTTTGCCATCTGTCTCGATGAGGCAGACATTGCATGGGTTCACGGCAAGGCAGGGCCACTTCTGTACCGGCGAGCCATGTCGTGATTGGAGAGGCGCATATGGGAGGGTTGGGGCCGTTAGCACGCTTGGAGGCGGCGGGGCAGGAGCACGGCCGGACTACCCATTAGCGACATTGGTCCCTTCGTCGTCGACAATAAGGTGTCCTTCTGCCAGACTTCTCACATGTCCGCGTAGCCGGACTTCAATGGGAGGATCGTTATGCTAACACGG
The Bradyrhizobium sp. KBS0727 genome window above contains:
- a CDS encoding YfbR-like 5'-deoxynucleotidase; its protein translation is MTARKPFAPDMTRAWQRMLSGRRLDLLDPSPLDIEISDIAHGLARVARWNGQTSGAHIFSVAQHTLLVELVLREQMPRVDVRFRLAALLHDAPEYVIGDMISPFKAVLGGDYKVVEKRLLAAIHIRFGLPPDLADEITQAIKAADRGAAYLEATHLAGFSVAEAKRLFGRDPGLPEATERDYLTPWTAARAEKQFLARFNLLLG
- a CDS encoding DNA-3-methyladenine glycosylase I; its protein translation is MSRSARLHADGKTRCPWPGEDPFYMEYHDTEWGVPEYDDRALYEKLILDGFQAGLSWITILRKRENFRKAFDDFQPEKIARYNEKKVHALMNDAGIVRNRAKIEGAINSAKGYLKIMEEGAGFSKYLWDFVDGKPVVNKFKTTASVPASTPVSIKMSKELAARGFKFVGPTIVYAFMQATGMVNDHLVTCFCHETCSAKLRKPRIKTK
- a CDS encoding folate-binding protein YgfZ codes for the protein MKAAFLPDRGVIKVAGEDARNFLNGLVTTDVTLLRPGLGRFGALLTPQGKITTDFLITEAPSGHGGGFLIDVPRPLAAGLATKLGFYKLRAKVVVEDLSDSLGVLAVWDGEPAMKPDLSFADPRHEGLGWRILVPEELAPKVAGLVGADLVDSEAYEAHRIKAGVPRGGLDFMYGDAFPHETNMDRLHGVDFDKGCYVGQEVVSRMQHRGTARTRIVRIVLDDFSPEAGTPVLAGEKTMGIMGSTSGGNGLALLRTDRVADALEAGASLSAGGLAIHLADPDDVRPTPKQTVA
- a CDS encoding lipocalin-like domain-containing protein codes for the protein MEKSPKDTLVGTWVQVSLDTVAADGTRRPLYGENAKGMIIYTSNGYFTLMQASIDLPKLKSGLPSRATPEEAKAVIANSIAYFGKYSLDETSMVLSLDIQASTFANLTGNPSEKRNVTSLTDSELKFNRPFVKDVTLEAVFKRAE